A genomic segment from Polyangium mundeleinium encodes:
- a CDS encoding FtsK/SpoIIIE domain-containing protein — translation MPVELSVKEVREELSRAAGAAEVGGGERATLLLGRLFHEVFAEAIGRDPGRSGVRVLMEAGPDREIASERLIAHLYRVLVGPRLARHHAHLRETTPQVLVFWQATQNLARWLAGITWALVDADRPMSWEEVTQALHAEVSLACELREPGWTDTVRLVGIADALLHVPGKPHFCALELKLGRANPAVDLGQAALYRLIAARMSRGAGASALALVRFSPEIEETLISAAQVVEAEARLLALIGTLTGVALRSPAPVRAPKRPSMTPTDAPKQKPQTSYAELGLKLARAFREYGRSIEITGEPAVGPRFLRFEARLGRGVTFDQIARLTTEVGLKVGVGKEPIVSRDGGRLCMDLQRPDPQTVPFSVVVAALGPRDTRHGSSRLPLGVDLDGKLRFADLASPINAHVLVAGTTGSGKTEWLRMAIAGLMHANTPETLRLVLVDPKLSAFLELRRSRYLWPKHGLWVPGDKDVVEVLEDLVDEMDRRYKAFGALGVDDLTRFVEKKGRPLPRIVLFCDEYFALISQDRQQRKQIEGAISLLGAKARAAGIHLVIATQQPSRQVIQGALDSNMPCRVGLMTQSAIESRMILQAPGAERLTGYGDLLYKDVGDPIRLQAPYLSAEERARMFGGG, via the coding sequence ATGCCGGTCGAGCTGTCGGTCAAGGAAGTGCGGGAAGAGCTCTCGCGCGCCGCGGGCGCCGCCGAGGTGGGCGGAGGCGAGCGCGCGACGCTCCTCCTGGGGCGGCTGTTTCACGAGGTTTTTGCGGAGGCGATCGGCCGGGACCCCGGGCGGAGCGGCGTGCGGGTTCTGATGGAAGCCGGGCCGGATCGCGAGATCGCATCCGAGCGCCTGATCGCGCACCTCTACCGGGTGCTCGTGGGTCCGCGCCTTGCGCGCCATCACGCGCACCTGCGCGAGACGACCCCGCAGGTGCTCGTCTTCTGGCAAGCCACGCAGAACCTTGCTCGCTGGCTCGCGGGGATCACCTGGGCTCTGGTCGACGCGGACCGGCCGATGTCCTGGGAAGAGGTCACCCAGGCGCTCCACGCGGAGGTGTCGCTCGCGTGCGAGCTGCGCGAGCCTGGCTGGACCGACACCGTGCGCCTCGTCGGAATCGCGGATGCGCTCCTCCATGTGCCAGGAAAGCCCCATTTCTGCGCGCTGGAGCTCAAGCTTGGGCGCGCGAATCCCGCCGTGGATCTCGGGCAGGCCGCTCTCTACCGCCTGATCGCCGCCCGCATGTCGAGGGGCGCCGGCGCAAGCGCCCTCGCGCTCGTGCGCTTCTCCCCGGAGATCGAGGAGACGCTCATCAGCGCGGCGCAGGTGGTCGAGGCCGAGGCGAGGCTGCTCGCCCTCATCGGCACCCTGACCGGCGTCGCCCTCCGCTCGCCTGCGCCGGTCAGGGCACCAAAGCGCCCGTCGATGACACCCACCGACGCGCCGAAGCAGAAGCCCCAAACGAGCTACGCCGAGCTGGGTTTGAAGCTCGCGCGGGCATTTCGCGAGTATGGACGTTCGATCGAGATCACGGGCGAGCCTGCCGTGGGCCCGCGTTTCCTCCGCTTCGAGGCGCGGCTCGGGCGGGGCGTGACGTTCGACCAGATCGCACGGCTGACGACGGAGGTGGGGCTCAAGGTGGGGGTCGGCAAGGAGCCCATCGTCTCCAGGGACGGCGGGCGCCTGTGCATGGATCTCCAGCGCCCGGATCCGCAAACGGTGCCCTTCTCGGTGGTGGTCGCCGCGCTCGGCCCGCGCGACACGCGGCACGGCTCGTCCCGGCTGCCGCTCGGCGTGGACCTCGACGGGAAGCTTCGCTTCGCGGATCTCGCGAGCCCGATCAACGCCCACGTGCTCGTCGCCGGGACGACGGGCAGCGGCAAGACGGAGTGGCTGCGGATGGCCATCGCGGGGCTCATGCACGCGAACACTCCCGAGACGCTGCGGCTCGTGCTCGTGGACCCCAAGCTCTCGGCCTTCCTGGAGCTGCGGCGCTCGCGCTACCTCTGGCCCAAGCACGGCCTATGGGTGCCGGGCGACAAGGACGTGGTGGAGGTGCTGGAGGATCTCGTCGACGAAATGGATCGTCGGTACAAGGCGTTCGGCGCGCTGGGCGTCGACGATCTCACGCGCTTCGTCGAAAAGAAGGGCAGGCCGCTGCCGCGGATCGTCCTCTTCTGCGACGAATATTTCGCGCTGATCTCGCAGGACCGGCAGCAGCGCAAGCAGATCGAGGGGGCCATCTCGCTCCTCGGCGCCAAGGCGCGCGCAGCAGGCATTCACCTGGTGATCGCGACGCAGCAGCCGAGCCGCCAGGTCATCCAGGGCGCGCTCGATTCGAACATGCCATGCCGCGTGGGGCTCATGACCCAAAGCGCGATCGAGTCGCGCATGATCCTGCAAGCGCCGGGGGCAGAACGACTGACGGGGTATGGCGACTTGTTGTACAAGGACGTCGGGGATCCAATTCGACTCCAGGCCCCCTATCTGTCGGCGGAGGAGCGGGCGCGGATGTTCGGCGGCGGCTAA
- a CDS encoding ATP-binding protein, with the protein MTELSTLPNPFQGNVVLDAWSATVDVAAIHQGPFQQCLQSLDSASRGTPDSILIFGPAGSGKTHLLARLQRHLVETANAAPDGTLRCVFVSVKLQTNAQLLWQHVRRRLTIDLLRKQQGLTQLQRLMAHQVASQRGEPPKRWVRALRVFTGTDGESVTDYLEEVAQRLELSRNLCVVLDHLVHNRFPMDATAWLCGDSLPESALGRLGLATEEQEDREEAARQVVIALCKLAGETLPIVFCFDQIEALQQSRDDHDSLFRFGRMAADLSEADRNVLLISCVQSAFVELLNTGVREADRDRIFKRRSVLEPLTREQVEALLVHRLDRVEALRDRRKKHGGSRVHPFSDAFLAELSQTSPCVPRRVLAAAATAFERLQRGEPELRDEAPPEPARVEVFLRDTFAARRSSAIQTVKPEESRDTLLHGLPMLWALRGQKTQPLRPPGVDLLLPSGRGPIRVTVCNESNMTSLAAHLRQVMQAAGGSKSSHGRHVILRDPRLPITRTAKKTQEYLAELEKRGARVVKPSVEALAALEALRSLLSDARAGDLAERGEVVSEGAVSAWLAQNLDDALTDLIEALDEGETRAEASRESRLERDLDDVLLRRFVVGLEALATELGCSGDDALAAARRHRERIGVLEGPPVVLFAYVPAESLGHAAE; encoded by the coding sequence ATGACCGAGCTCTCAACCCTGCCAAACCCGTTTCAGGGCAACGTCGTGCTGGATGCCTGGAGCGCGACCGTCGACGTCGCCGCCATCCACCAGGGTCCCTTCCAGCAGTGCCTGCAATCGCTCGACAGCGCGTCGCGGGGCACCCCGGATTCGATCTTGATCTTCGGACCCGCGGGCTCGGGCAAGACGCACCTGCTCGCCCGTCTCCAGCGGCACCTCGTGGAGACCGCCAACGCGGCGCCCGACGGCACGCTGCGCTGCGTGTTCGTGTCGGTGAAGCTCCAGACGAACGCGCAGCTCCTCTGGCAACACGTACGCCGCCGCCTGACGATCGACCTCCTGCGCAAGCAACAAGGGCTGACCCAGCTCCAGCGCCTCATGGCCCATCAGGTCGCTTCCCAGCGCGGAGAGCCGCCGAAGCGATGGGTGCGCGCGCTGCGTGTCTTCACCGGGACCGACGGCGAGTCCGTGACCGACTACCTGGAGGAGGTCGCGCAGCGGCTGGAGCTCAGCCGCAACCTTTGTGTCGTCCTCGATCACCTGGTCCACAACCGCTTTCCCATGGATGCGACGGCGTGGCTCTGCGGCGACAGCCTGCCGGAGTCGGCGCTCGGTCGCCTCGGCCTGGCCACCGAGGAGCAGGAGGATCGCGAGGAGGCGGCGCGGCAGGTCGTCATCGCGCTCTGCAAGCTCGCGGGAGAGACGCTGCCCATCGTCTTCTGCTTCGATCAAATCGAGGCCTTGCAGCAGAGCCGCGACGATCATGACTCGCTCTTCCGCTTCGGCCGCATGGCCGCCGATCTCTCCGAGGCCGATCGCAACGTGCTCTTGATCTCGTGCGTGCAGAGCGCGTTCGTCGAGCTCTTGAACACCGGCGTGCGCGAGGCGGATCGCGACCGGATCTTCAAGCGACGTTCGGTCCTCGAACCACTCACGCGCGAGCAGGTCGAGGCGCTGCTCGTGCATCGCCTCGATCGCGTCGAGGCCCTGCGCGATCGACGCAAGAAGCACGGCGGCTCGCGCGTCCATCCGTTCAGCGACGCCTTCCTCGCAGAGCTCTCGCAAACGTCGCCCTGCGTGCCGCGGCGGGTGCTGGCCGCCGCGGCCACGGCCTTCGAGCGGCTCCAGCGCGGCGAGCCGGAGCTTCGCGACGAGGCGCCGCCGGAGCCCGCGCGGGTCGAGGTCTTCCTGCGCGACACGTTCGCGGCGCGACGGTCGAGTGCGATCCAGACCGTCAAGCCCGAGGAGAGCCGCGACACGCTCCTGCACGGCCTGCCCATGCTCTGGGCGCTGCGAGGACAGAAGACGCAGCCGCTGCGGCCCCCAGGCGTCGATCTGCTCCTGCCTTCGGGCCGCGGGCCGATCCGCGTGACCGTCTGCAACGAGTCGAACATGACGAGCCTCGCCGCGCACCTGCGCCAGGTCATGCAAGCGGCCGGGGGGAGCAAGTCCTCGCACGGCCGCCACGTGATCCTGCGAGACCCGCGCCTGCCCATCACGCGCACGGCCAAGAAGACGCAGGAGTACCTCGCGGAGCTGGAGAAGCGAGGCGCGCGGGTCGTCAAGCCGAGCGTCGAGGCGCTGGCCGCGCTCGAAGCGCTGCGCTCCCTCCTGTCGGACGCGCGCGCGGGCGATCTGGCGGAGCGCGGCGAGGTGGTGAGCGAAGGCGCTGTGAGCGCTTGGCTCGCGCAAAACCTCGACGACGCGCTCACCGATCTCATCGAGGCCCTCGACGAGGGCGAAACGCGCGCAGAAGCGTCGCGCGAGAGCCGGCTCGAGCGTGATCTCGACGATGTGCTCCTGCGTCGCTTCGTGGTCGGTCTGGAGGCGCTGGCGACCGAGCTGGGCTGCTCCGGCGACGACGCGCTCGCCGCAGCGCGACGCCATCGCGAGCGGATCGGCGTGCTCGAAGGACCACCTGTCGTGCTGTTCGCGTACGTCCCGGCGGAGTCGCTGGGCCACGCTGCCGAGTGA
- a CDS encoding sterol desaturase family protein: MPHLTLPTIFTMASTLLFLVLERVRPGRVLPHVPGWHARALLLNLAQLGITLALNRVWVHLFQGASLFKLSALERPWLEGFVAWFVGTFFYYWWHRLRHADGFWRVFHQIHHSPARIEILTSFYKHPVEMASDALLSATIAYLLLGISLEGAFWFNFFAATGEYFYHGNFKSPRWLKWFIQTPELHSVHHELDVHRYNFSDLPLWDRLFGTYRDADEFAPQCGFPGTNERKLGAMLVFRDVYHDPS, from the coding sequence ATGCCCCATCTCACGCTCCCCACGATCTTCACCATGGCCTCGACGCTCCTCTTCCTCGTCCTCGAACGCGTGCGGCCTGGGCGCGTGCTCCCGCACGTCCCCGGCTGGCATGCGCGCGCGCTCCTCCTGAACCTCGCGCAGCTCGGCATCACGCTCGCGCTGAACCGCGTCTGGGTGCACCTGTTCCAGGGCGCCTCGCTCTTCAAGCTCTCCGCCCTCGAACGCCCATGGCTCGAGGGGTTCGTGGCGTGGTTCGTGGGCACCTTCTTTTATTACTGGTGGCACCGCCTGCGGCACGCCGATGGCTTCTGGCGTGTCTTCCACCAGATCCACCACTCGCCTGCGCGCATCGAGATTCTCACGTCGTTCTACAAGCACCCCGTCGAGATGGCCTCGGATGCGCTGCTCAGCGCGACGATTGCGTACCTCCTGCTCGGCATCTCGCTCGAAGGCGCGTTCTGGTTCAACTTCTTCGCCGCGACGGGGGAGTATTTTTATCATGGCAATTTCAAGAGCCCGCGCTGGCTGAAGTGGTTCATCCAGACCCCCGAGCTGCATTCCGTGCACCACGAGCTCGACGTCCACCGCTACAACTTCTCCGATCTGCCGCTCTGGGATCGGCTGTTTGGCACGTACCGAGACGCGGACGAGTTCGCCCCGCAGTGCGGGTTCCCTGGCACCAACGAGCGCAAGCTCGGCGCGATGCTCGTGTTCCGGGACGTCTATCACGACCCCTCCTGA
- a CDS encoding sensor histidine kinase, producing MYTLTETLSDHDGVAVYRGRRDADQRPVIVKMLDPRRCRPRDLERLKNEVEIGRTLDVPAVVKPLALESIEGSPALITEDAGGVPLRDLLGAPMAVERFLPLAVAIAQAVAEIHAANVIHKDLKPANILVHPATGAVQIAEFGIASRLPREQQAAQPLRLIEGSLPYLSPEQTGRMNRAIDPRSDLYSLGVTFYEMLTGRLPFQATDALEWVHCHIARSPVSPAELVPTVPEALARVVLKLLAKVAEERYQSATGLRYDLARSLDAWQKAGRIEPFPLGEHDVADQFQVPQKLYGRAEELAVLLGAFGRVVATGTPEFVLVSGYSGVGKSSLVHELYKPVFRAQGLLVSGKFDQYKRDIPYATIAQAFRDLVGELLAQTDERIEAFRQRLRAALGVNGQLIVDVIPQIELVIGRQPPVPVLPLVEAQNRFHMVFRQLVSVFACKEHPVAVFLDDLQWVDAASLELLEHLLTHPDTRYLFLIGAYRDNEVSPVDPFVHMLDEVKRSGVAVRDIVLAPLSPAHVAELVADTVHRRAEEVTPLAALVHQKTAGNPFFAIQFLTTLHQEHLITFDPRSGSWTWDVVKIQAKNYADNVVDLMVSKLRRLAATTQDVMKVAACVGNIAETRVLSMIDGRSEGETHAALWEAVREGLVLRLDDTYKFVHDRVQEAAHSLIPEDERALLHLRIGRLLVARASREELEERIFDIANQHNLGASVLPSRSDKDRVAELNLIAGSKAKASTAYLSAIKYFSAGMALLAPDSWENQYDLTFRLHLERAESEFVSGGFAAAEGLLWVILDHARTNVDRARATSVKVYLHAIQDQYDQAVAAAITGLSPFGIVLSPHPSRDQVDRAYGRIWQLLGERRIEDLIDLPPMTDPDARAALDILVAINSPALYTDNNLVCLTTCHSVNLSLQHGNAAGSSFAYVFFGMLLGPEFSQYRLGFRFGKLGYDLVEKRGLTGYKAKVLLEFFLLSYWARPASTRRALVDSAFAAALEVGDVTFACYAGNNLITFLIVKGERLEEVHHESERALSFARKAKFGTFEGVIVVQQRLIQNLRGLTAHFGSFNGAGFDEAEHEALLAKREASMAIAVCWYYVWKAQARFLSGDYEEAIEAATKARSLLWSCPSFDEVSECHYYGALALAARYHKTPPEVQADAMATLRADQQAFRVWADNCPESFFNKYALLSAEIARLQGSDQEAMRLYEQAIRSAQENDFVQNEGISWELAARFYRDRGFEFIADTYFREARACYDRWGADGKVRSLDRMHPHLLERRPGAPMATLAVRVEQLDLLAVVKASQTISGEIVQEKLIHTLLRVVLEQGGAQKAYLLLVRGGALGIEAEATLDAEGARARMLPFLPAESSALVPASIVQYVRRTKERQILDDASAEAGRFFSDEYIVRVKPRSVLCLPILRKAEVFGLLYLENNLVPGAFTAERLSALELVALQAAISMENARLLASEQAARQAAEQDERRAAFFAEASEILGASLEHEQILRCLAELCVRGLADWCVIDIVDSGRIRRVSGVHKDPAKSPLLEELQRRYPPSPGSPHPAAQVIRSGEPLLMSEINEATLCANCVDAEHGGILRELGTHMAMYVPLLARGQVLGAVSLVSADRDRPYGAVELGMAEELAHRAAIAMENARLYRATQEAVRMRDEFLAVASHELRTPMTSLGLSLQSLLRATRGEMPTTRKATEDLILRACRQSDRMNRLIEELLDVSRFDAGQITLETTAFDLTALVREVVAHFDLDLKRSRCPVRIQGDAPVVGVWDRARLEQVLTNLLANAIKFGVGKPIVIGVSKEAGNARLVVADQGIGIAPDQQARIFERFGRAVSVRHYGGLGLGLYICRKIAEAHGGSIRVESGEGIGSTFVLELPCGM from the coding sequence ATGTACACGCTGACCGAGACGCTCTCCGACCATGACGGCGTCGCCGTTTATCGGGGACGTCGGGACGCCGATCAACGCCCGGTGATCGTCAAGATGCTCGATCCGCGGCGATGCCGGCCCAGGGATCTCGAGCGCCTGAAGAACGAGGTGGAGATTGGCAGGACGCTCGACGTCCCTGCGGTCGTGAAGCCGCTCGCGCTCGAATCGATCGAAGGATCGCCGGCCCTGATCACGGAGGACGCGGGCGGCGTCCCGCTTCGCGACCTCCTCGGGGCGCCGATGGCCGTGGAGAGGTTTCTCCCGCTCGCGGTGGCCATCGCGCAGGCCGTCGCGGAGATCCACGCGGCGAACGTCATCCACAAGGATCTCAAGCCGGCGAACATCCTCGTCCATCCCGCGACGGGCGCCGTCCAGATTGCCGAATTCGGAATCGCCTCGCGCCTCCCCCGCGAGCAGCAGGCCGCGCAGCCGCTGCGCCTGATTGAAGGCTCCTTGCCTTACCTGTCGCCGGAGCAGACAGGACGCATGAACCGGGCGATCGACCCTCGCTCCGACCTCTATTCCCTCGGCGTCACGTTCTACGAGATGTTGACGGGCCGGCTGCCTTTTCAGGCGACGGATGCCCTGGAGTGGGTGCACTGCCATATCGCTCGGTCGCCCGTTTCCCCCGCGGAGCTCGTGCCGACCGTGCCGGAGGCGCTCGCGCGTGTCGTCTTGAAGCTGCTCGCCAAGGTAGCGGAGGAGCGCTACCAGAGCGCCACGGGGCTCCGGTACGACCTCGCGCGCTCCCTCGACGCGTGGCAAAAGGCGGGCCGGATCGAGCCGTTCCCTCTGGGCGAGCACGATGTCGCGGATCAGTTTCAGGTCCCCCAAAAGCTCTATGGTCGCGCCGAGGAGCTCGCCGTGCTCCTCGGGGCGTTCGGGCGGGTCGTCGCCACGGGCACCCCCGAATTCGTGCTGGTCTCCGGCTACTCCGGCGTCGGCAAGTCGTCCCTGGTGCACGAGCTCTACAAGCCGGTCTTTCGCGCGCAGGGCCTCCTCGTCTCGGGGAAGTTCGACCAGTACAAGCGCGACATTCCCTACGCCACGATCGCCCAGGCTTTCCGGGACCTCGTGGGCGAGCTGCTCGCCCAGACCGACGAGCGCATCGAAGCCTTTCGGCAGCGGCTGCGCGCCGCGCTCGGGGTGAACGGTCAGCTCATCGTCGACGTGATTCCTCAGATCGAGCTCGTCATCGGCCGGCAGCCGCCCGTCCCGGTTTTGCCCCTCGTCGAGGCGCAGAACCGCTTCCACATGGTGTTCCGGCAGCTCGTCTCCGTGTTTGCCTGCAAGGAGCACCCCGTGGCCGTGTTCCTCGACGATCTGCAATGGGTGGACGCCGCGAGCCTCGAGCTGCTCGAGCACCTCCTCACGCACCCCGATACGAGGTATCTTTTCCTGATCGGCGCCTACCGCGACAACGAGGTCAGCCCCGTGGATCCGTTCGTGCACATGCTCGACGAGGTGAAACGGAGCGGCGTCGCCGTGCGAGACATCGTCCTCGCGCCGCTCTCCCCCGCGCACGTCGCCGAGCTCGTCGCGGACACGGTCCACCGCCGCGCCGAGGAGGTCACGCCGCTCGCGGCGCTCGTGCACCAGAAGACCGCCGGCAATCCCTTTTTCGCGATCCAGTTCCTCACGACGCTGCACCAGGAGCACTTGATCACGTTTGATCCGCGCTCGGGGTCCTGGACGTGGGACGTCGTCAAGATCCAGGCGAAGAACTACGCTGACAACGTGGTCGACCTGATGGTGTCGAAATTGCGCCGCCTCGCGGCGACCACGCAGGACGTCATGAAAGTCGCCGCCTGCGTCGGGAACATCGCGGAGACGCGTGTCCTTTCGATGATCGACGGCCGATCGGAAGGCGAGACCCACGCCGCGTTATGGGAGGCCGTCCGGGAGGGGCTCGTCCTGCGCCTCGACGACACCTACAAGTTCGTCCACGATCGCGTGCAGGAGGCGGCGCATTCGCTCATCCCGGAGGACGAGCGGGCCCTCTTGCACCTCCGGATCGGCAGGCTGCTCGTCGCCCGCGCGTCCCGGGAGGAGCTCGAAGAGAGGATCTTCGACATCGCCAACCAGCACAACCTCGGCGCGTCCGTGCTCCCGTCCCGCAGCGACAAGGACCGCGTCGCGGAGCTCAATCTGATCGCTGGAAGCAAGGCGAAGGCCTCCACGGCCTACCTCTCGGCCATCAAGTACTTCTCGGCGGGCATGGCGCTGCTCGCCCCCGATAGCTGGGAAAACCAGTACGACCTCACCTTCCGCCTCCACCTGGAACGCGCCGAGAGCGAATTCGTGAGCGGCGGGTTCGCCGCGGCGGAGGGCTTGCTTTGGGTGATCCTCGACCACGCGAGGACGAACGTGGACCGCGCTCGAGCGACGTCCGTGAAGGTGTACCTGCACGCGATCCAGGATCAGTACGACCAGGCCGTGGCGGCGGCGATCACGGGGCTCTCCCCGTTCGGGATCGTCCTTTCGCCGCATCCCAGCCGAGACCAGGTCGACCGGGCGTATGGAAGGATCTGGCAATTGCTCGGTGAACGGCGGATCGAGGACTTGATCGACCTGCCGCCCATGACCGACCCCGACGCCAGGGCGGCCCTCGACATCCTCGTGGCCATCAATTCGCCGGCGCTCTACACCGACAACAACCTCGTCTGCTTGACGACCTGCCATAGCGTGAACTTGAGCCTCCAGCATGGCAATGCCGCCGGGTCGAGCTTCGCGTATGTATTCTTCGGCATGCTGCTCGGACCCGAGTTCAGCCAGTATCGCCTGGGGTTTCGTTTCGGGAAGCTGGGCTATGATCTGGTCGAGAAGCGCGGCTTGACCGGCTACAAGGCGAAGGTGCTCCTCGAATTCTTCCTCCTCTCGTACTGGGCGCGACCGGCCTCCACACGCCGGGCCCTGGTCGACAGCGCCTTCGCCGCGGCGCTGGAGGTCGGCGACGTGACGTTCGCCTGTTATGCGGGCAATAACCTCATCACGTTCCTCATCGTGAAGGGGGAGCGATTGGAGGAGGTCCATCACGAGTCCGAGCGGGCGCTCTCGTTCGCGCGCAAGGCGAAGTTCGGCACGTTCGAGGGCGTCATCGTCGTCCAGCAGCGCCTCATCCAGAACCTCCGCGGCCTCACCGCCCATTTCGGGTCATTCAACGGCGCGGGGTTCGACGAGGCGGAGCACGAGGCCCTCCTCGCCAAGCGCGAGGCGAGCATGGCGATCGCCGTCTGCTGGTACTACGTCTGGAAGGCGCAGGCGCGCTTCCTGTCGGGCGATTACGAGGAGGCGATCGAGGCAGCGACGAAGGCCCGCTCGCTCCTCTGGTCATGCCCTTCGTTCGACGAGGTCTCGGAATGTCATTATTATGGCGCGCTCGCGCTCGCGGCCCGGTATCACAAGACGCCACCCGAGGTGCAGGCGGACGCCATGGCGACCTTGCGCGCCGATCAGCAAGCTTTCCGTGTATGGGCGGACAACTGCCCCGAGAGCTTTTTCAACAAGTATGCCCTCCTCTCGGCCGAGATCGCCCGCCTCCAGGGCAGCGATCAAGAGGCGATGCGGCTCTACGAGCAGGCCATCCGCTCGGCGCAGGAGAACGACTTCGTGCAGAACGAAGGGATCTCCTGGGAGCTCGCCGCCCGGTTTTATCGGGATCGGGGGTTCGAGTTCATCGCCGACACCTACTTTCGCGAGGCCCGCGCCTGTTATGATCGCTGGGGGGCCGACGGGAAGGTGCGGAGCCTCGATCGAATGCATCCGCACCTGCTCGAGCGGAGGCCCGGCGCGCCGATGGCCACCTTGGCCGTGCGGGTCGAGCAGCTCGACCTCCTCGCGGTGGTCAAGGCGTCGCAGACCATCTCGGGCGAGATCGTGCAGGAGAAGCTCATCCACACGCTGCTCCGGGTCGTGCTGGAGCAAGGCGGGGCGCAGAAGGCCTACCTGCTCCTCGTCCGCGGCGGCGCCTTGGGGATCGAAGCGGAGGCCACGCTCGACGCCGAGGGGGCGCGCGCGAGGATGCTCCCGTTCCTGCCGGCCGAATCCTCGGCGCTCGTCCCCGCTTCCATCGTGCAATACGTGCGTCGTACGAAGGAGCGCCAGATCCTCGACGACGCCAGCGCCGAAGCGGGCAGGTTTTTCTCGGACGAATACATCGTGCGGGTCAAGCCTCGGTCGGTCCTGTGTTTGCCGATCCTCCGGAAGGCCGAGGTGTTCGGCTTGCTCTATCTCGAGAACAACCTCGTCCCAGGGGCCTTCACGGCCGAGCGGCTCAGCGCCCTCGAGCTCGTGGCTTTGCAGGCCGCGATCTCGATGGAAAACGCCCGGCTCCTCGCCAGCGAGCAAGCCGCGCGGCAGGCGGCCGAGCAGGACGAGCGCCGCGCGGCGTTTTTTGCGGAAGCCAGCGAGATCCTCGGCGCGTCGCTCGAGCACGAGCAGATCCTCCGTTGCCTCGCCGAGCTCTGTGTCCGCGGCCTCGCCGATTGGTGCGTGATCGACATCGTGGACAGCGGACGTATCCGTCGGGTCTCGGGTGTCCACAAGGATCCGGCGAAAAGCCCGCTGCTCGAGGAGCTCCAGCGGCGCTACCCGCCCTCTCCAGGATCGCCCCACCCCGCGGCGCAGGTGATACGGAGCGGGGAGCCGCTCCTCATGTCGGAAATCAACGAGGCGACGTTGTGCGCAAACTGCGTGGATGCGGAGCATGGCGGGATCCTCCGTGAACTCGGGACCCATATGGCCATGTACGTGCCGCTGCTCGCGCGGGGGCAGGTCCTCGGCGCGGTGAGCCTCGTCTCCGCCGATCGGGACCGCCCGTACGGGGCCGTGGAACTCGGCATGGCCGAGGAGCTCGCGCACCGCGCGGCGATCGCGATGGAGAACGCGCGGCTCTACCGCGCGACGCAGGAGGCCGTCCGGATGCGCGACGAATTCCTCGCCGTCGCCTCCCACGAGCTGCGCACCCCCATGACGTCGCTCGGGCTCTCGCTTCAATCCCTTTTGCGGGCGACCCGCGGGGAAATGCCCACGACGCGCAAGGCGACCGAGGACCTGATCCTGCGGGCTTGTCGCCAGAGCGATCGGATGAACCGGCTCATCGAGGAGCTCCTGGACGTCTCGCGGTTCGACGCCGGGCAGATCACGCTCGAGACCACGGCGTTCGATCTCACCGCCCTCGTCCGGGAGGTCGTCGCGCACTTCGACCTCGATCTGAAACGGTCCCGATGTCCGGTCCGGATCCAGGGCGACGCCCCCGTCGTCGGCGTATGGGATCGAGCCCGCCTCGAACAGGTCCTCACGAACCTGCTCGCCAATGCCATCAAGTTCGGCGTCGGCAAACCCATTGTGATCGGCGTCAGCAAAGAGGCCGGCAACGCGAGGCTCGTGGTCGCGGACCAGGGGATCGGGATCGCGCCGGACCAGCAAGCCCGTATCTTCGAGCGCTTCGGCCGTGCCGTCTCGGTGCGCCATTATGGAGGGCTCGGGCTCGGCCTGTACATCTGCCGCAAGATCGCCGAGGCCCACGGCGGCTCGATCCGCGTCGAGAGCGGGGAGGGCATCGGATCCACGTTCGTCCTCGAGCTTCCCTGCGGCATGTAG
- a CDS encoding carboxymuconolactone decarboxylase family protein has translation MQARMKNPAVILPEAMPALLNVIKAAKKGGVPERTLELVHLRASQINGCSYCVDSGARNAKKAGETDERLFAVAAWREAPYFTEAERAALALAEAATRLSDRSDPVPDEIWNEATKHYDEQGLAALTLMIGLTNLFNRLMATTKQVAGAVW, from the coding sequence ATGCAGGCACGGATGAAAAACCCGGCGGTGATCCTTCCCGAGGCGATGCCCGCCCTTCTCAATGTGATCAAGGCCGCGAAGAAAGGCGGCGTGCCGGAAAGGACGCTCGAGCTTGTCCATCTGCGCGCGAGCCAGATCAATGGATGCAGTTATTGCGTCGACTCGGGCGCGCGCAACGCCAAGAAGGCCGGCGAGACAGACGAACGGCTGTTTGCCGTGGCGGCCTGGCGGGAAGCGCCCTACTTCACCGAGGCCGAACGCGCCGCGCTGGCGCTCGCCGAGGCCGCCACGCGGCTCAGCGATCGGTCGGATCCGGTCCCGGACGAGATCTGGAACGAGGCCACCAAGCATTACGACGAGCAAGGGCTGGCGGCCTTGACCCTGATGATTGGCCTGACCAACCTGTTCAACCGCCTCATGGCCACCACCAAGCAGGTCGCTGGCGCGGTCTGGTAG